A stretch of Scheffersomyces stipitis CBS 6054 chromosome 2, complete sequence DNA encodes these proteins:
- the TOS9 gene encoding Gluconate transport-inducing protein required for gluconate-H+ symport: protein MDKQLELVPRRPHERERGNLIKSGNVFVFIEEHSGIKRWTDGIAWSPSRILGRFLVYRELDKHSLSEKDDKKKKKRKVSIEQDPLENSSRKSNGSINSNNSLPSIPHAQQLLQQQNDSINSTSSSTTSEYSKGLLGGGPLVTSYVFKDQGLIKKTLSLTTSSKELHIDKKEEKQTIHLISYYNADDVLNGKLQRPSETDLKNLSITNSLWNAVKDSSLGGKIPIEDEAYYFLDTNYQLQNMSLLQQPPQMQHQPPPHSQHSASVGSIAPANQQQHQPPPSSMQYLTSKYGPPIGAPQDSRSHAPQVVAHPNQQYMLPIPQQQQHQPQQQEYPQPPPPAQQMSNTYIKREDDNSVGNQQGELTFINPFTGATHQTTANYNTQAIGSGSAPGSTSGASVQSYNNYMISPQQFATAYQQPQQQAQLQPQPQPQLQPPQPQPQPQPQPQPPAQQQHEPGSTNTSISHYPPFPQHFQQPQQIYSVPGGPQYHFGSVSGSSDQYSISGASNGSVSSTGSNMIHGSSSNSFSGPPSSVTPKSKYRNSSASASSTSISGPSGMYNSANQGGWFSTNPSVGGGYVTAPPPAGGELSDPRGVVSGGNASPLPHNLPHYANSSHIHPNHHHHILPSHPLSSTTTSVAGSTATVGASDDGGSSGAAASGAYNYSASS, encoded by the coding sequence ACAAACAGTTGGAATTAGTACCTCGAAGACCTcatgaaagagaaagaggCAATCTCATAAAGTCAGGCAATGTGTTTGTATTCATTGAAGAACACTCTGGGATTAAGAGATGGACAGACGGGATCGCCTGGTCTCCTTCCAGAATACTAGGTAGGTTCTTAGTGTACCGTGAATTGGACAAACACTCATTGAGCGAGAAAGAcgacaaaaagaaaaagaagagaaaggtAAGTATCGAGCAAGATCCTTTAGAGAACAGTTCCAGAAAGCTGAATGGTTCTATTAATTCCAATAATTCCTTACCATCCATTCCTCATGCGCAGCAATTacttcaacagcaaaaCGACTCAATAAATTCCACTTCATCTAGTACCACCTCCGAATACAGCAAGGGCCTCTTGGGCGGTGGTCCATTGGTAACTTCGTATGTGTTTAAAGATCAGGGGCTAATTAAGAAAACTTTAAGTTTGACCACTTCGTCAAAAGAACTTCATATTGataagaaagaagaaaaacagaCTATTCACTTGATCAGTTACTATAATGCTGACGATGTCTTAAATGGCAAACTCCAAAGACCTTCCGAGACTgacttgaaaaacttgTCCATAACTAACAGTCTCTGGAATGCAGTGAAAGACTCACTGTTGGGAGGTAAAATACCGATCGAGGACGAAGCTTACTACTTCTTAGACACCAATTACCAATTGCAGAACATGTCTTTACTTCAGCAACCACCACAAATGCAACACCAACCACCCCCACATTCACAGCACAGTGCTAGTGTTGGCTCTATAGCTCCTGCAaatcaacagcaacatcaaCCTCCTCCAAGTTCAATGCAATACTTAACTCTGAAGTATGGTCCACCTATTGGAGCGCCACAAGATAGCCGCAGTCATGCACCACAGGTAGTAGCACATCCCAATCAACAGTACATGTTGCCCATTCCccagcaacaacaacatcagCCTCAACAACAGGAATATCCTCAACCGCCTCCTCCAGCCCAGCAAATGTCAAACACATATATAAAAAGAGAGGACGACAACAGTGTCGGCAACCAACAAGGGGAATTGACTTTTATAAACCCGTTCACTGGAGCCACACATCAGACTACAGCCAACTACAATACTCAAGCAATTGGGTCTGGCTCAGCACCAGGATCAACATCTGGTGCTTCTGTTCAATCATATAACAACTACATGATTTCACCACAACAATTCGCCACTGCCTAtcaacaaccacaacaacaagcacAGCTACAACCACAACCACAACCACAACTACAACCACCACAACCGCAACCACAACCTCAACCTCAGCCGCAACCTCCAgctcaacaacaacatgaACCGGGATCAACCAACACATCGATATCTCACTATCCACCATTCCCACaacatttccaacaaccacaacaaaTCTATTCTGTCCCTGGAGGTCCTCAATATCATTTTGGTTCCGTGTCCGGTTCATCTGACCAATACTCAATCAGCGGTGCTTCTAATGGATCAGTGAGTTCTACTGGTAGCAACATGATCCATGGCTCTTCATCCAACAGTTTCAGTGGTCCCCCATCTTCTGTCACTCCAAAAAGCAAGTATCGTAATAGCAGCGCTAGTGCAAGTTCTACGAGCATTAGTGGACCCAGCGGGATGTACAATTCCGCCAATCAGGGCGGCTGGTTTAGTACAAACCCATCGGTGGGAGGAGGCTACGTTACAGCCCCTCCACCAGCAGGTGGCGAGTTGAGCGACCCTCGTGGAGTAGTCAGCGGTGGAAATGCATCGCCACTTCCCCATAATCTACCACATTATGCCAACAGCTCTCATATTCATCCAAACCACCATCATCATATTTTACCTTCTCATCCTCTTTCTAGCACAACTACAAGCGTGGCTGGCAGTACGGCTACAGTAGGAGCCAGCGACGACGGTGGAAGTAGTGGGGCAGCTGCTTCTGGTGCCTACAACTACAGTGCTTCATCATAG